The following nucleotide sequence is from Novosphingobium sp. KA1.
CGGCCGCGTCCCAGATCCGCCCGAAGCGGCCCTCGATCAGCCCGAGCGGCGGGGTCACGCGTCTTCTCCCAGATCCTCGCGCGCGCCGCCGATCCAGGTGGCGCGCACGCGGCGCGCCTCGTCCAGCAGCACGAGGTCGGCGCGCAGGCCCGGCGCGATGGTGCCGGTCTCGTGCTCCAGCCGCAGGAACCGCGCAGGGTTGCCGCTGGCCATGCGCGAGGCGGTGACGATGTCGCAGTAGAGCATGTCCATCGTGTTGCGCAGCGCCTCGGCCATCGTCAGCGCCGATCCCGCCAGGGTGCCGTCGGGGCCGGTGCACTTGCCGTTCGCCACGGTGATCTCGGTGCCCATCAGCGTGAAGGTGCCGCGCGTGCCGCCCACCGGCGGCATCGCGTCGGTCACCAGCATGATGCCCTCGGTGCCGCGCGCCTTGATGGCAACCCGCATGGCGGCGGGGTGGACGTGGAAGCCGTCGACGATCAGCCCGCAGAAGCTGGCGCGGTCTTCCAGCGCCGCGCCGACCATGCCGGGATCGCGGCTGAGGAACTGGGTCATCGCGTTGAACAGGTGGGTAAACCCGGCCAGCCCTTCGGCCAGCGCGGCGTGGCTCTGCTGGTAATCGGCCATGCTGTGGCCCGCGCAGACAAGAATGCCCGCCTCGCTCAGCGCGCGCACCGATCCCGCCGGTGCCAGTTCGGGCGCCAGCGTCACCACCCGGCGGCCCAGCGTCGGCGCGGCGAGCCGGGCGATCACCTCGGCATCGACCGGCGCGAAGCGGGTCTGGTCGTGGATGCCCTTCTTGGCGGGGTTGAGGTGAGGGCCTTCGATATGGACGCCGAGCACGCCCGGCACGCCTTCGGCCAGCGCCGCCTCGCCGGCCGCGATCGCCACGTCCACCGCCTCGGCATAGTCGCTGATGAGCGTGGGCAGCAGGCCGGTGGTGCCATAGCGGCGATGGGCGCGGGCGATGGCGCGGATGCCCTCCACCGTCGGGCTGTCGTTGAGCAGCACGTCGCCGCCGCCGTTGACCTGCACGTCGATGAAGCCGGGCAGCAGCCAGCCGCCGTCGATCTGCTCGACACGGCAATCCTCGGGCAGGGTATCGCGCGGTGCGAGGCCGAGGATGCGATCGCCCGCAAGGAGCAGCGCCTGATCCTCGACCACGCGGTCGGCCAGCACGATGCGGGCGCCGAC
It contains:
- the nagA gene encoding N-acetylglucosamine-6-phosphate deacetylase, producing MNPATTPAMPEAARPLTALVGARIVLADRVVEDQALLLAGDRILGLAPRDTLPEDCRVEQIDGGWLLPGFIDVQVNGGGDVLLNDSPTVEGIRAIARAHRRYGTTGLLPTLISDYAEAVDVAIAAGEAALAEGVPGVLGVHIEGPHLNPAKKGIHDQTRFAPVDAEVIARLAAPTLGRRVVTLAPELAPAGSVRALSEAGILVCAGHSMADYQQSHAALAEGLAGFTHLFNAMTQFLSRDPGMVGAALEDRASFCGLIVDGFHVHPAAMRVAIKARGTEGIMLVTDAMPPVGGTRGTFTLMGTEITVANGKCTGPDGTLAGSALTMAEALRNTMDMLYCDIVTASRMASGNPARFLRLEHETGTIAPGLRADLVLLDEARRVRATWIGGAREDLGEDA